GCTGAGGTCGCAAAGAACTACTCTGGCTTGCTGGTATTCAAGTATGGGTCTACTACTAAATTCACCAAAGGTACTTTGAATGGTATCAAGCTAGTCTACTGGTTAGACGGAGCTATTCATTCCTCCGAGTTTATAGTCAATTCTCTTGAAAATAATTCGGCATTCGCTGCTGGCGGTGATAGTGGGTCGTGGatcttgaccaagttggaagacATCGAAGACGATAGCTACTCCAAGGGGTTGGGTGTTCTTGGGATGTTGCACTCGTATGATGGTGAGTTCAAGCAGTTTGGCTTGTTCACGCCCATCTGCGAAATCTTGCAACgtttggaagaagtcacCAGCATCAGGTGGGGCGTCGTAGGTTGTTCTCCAGCAGCCAAggatgttgttgatgaagacgaagatgacgaaggCAGCTCTACCAACGATGAGGGAGACTTCGACAGCGACAATGAAAGTCAcgaagatcttgaaggagCGGATCCTCCAGACATCGACTAGTTCATTTTCgatatttcaattttcaaatgTTGTTTTTGCCCAAAATTTATTTTACATTAAACCAAAGTGAGAGATAGATACAACCAGGAAAGAGTATGGTATGATACAAAGTTTTCTTAAAAATTTTTGTGGTATGATAAAGACGTTTCTTTCTAACTTCATATGATACctttttttcatttcaaaACAGTTTTTTACGTGAGAGTTTTCAACTATAATCGATGGGATATAGTTTAGGTGTATACTACTATGATTAAATATAGTTCATAAAATATTAAGATCATTCAAATACGTTTAAGAGTCTTCTCTATAAGATTGGGATACTTTGTTCTTATATTCATTTTTGTATTCTCATACAAGTACATGATAGAGTCACTGGTTCAAGTATTCATTTATAAGTCCTGCACATTTTCGTCGAGTATATCCAGTGAAGAATGCCTGGGGTTACTTTGCTACCGTTGCTAGCTCTACTCTTTGGTTTTAGTTTGGTAGATACAATGTCTGGCAAAGGAGGAAAGATTCTTACTATTGTTTTTGTTTCCGTCTTGAGCTGGTACTCGGGGTTGAAGTTCTGGAAGCCTATAGTGATGTAAGTGAATGACAAAAAAGAGCATCACGATGAAACAGAATACTAACGTTCACAGAGAAAAattacaagaagaaggaaagttGCGTACAGATATAGATATCAACTACGATGGAGATGATACGCCAGCGTCGTGGGACGATTTGAAAACCAAAATCAAGATTGCCATGCATCCTGAACTTAAGGACAAatttgaagctgaagctTCAGGGAATTCCAAGTTACAGCAGGAGCTCAAGGAGTTGTCTTCagagcagaagaaatgacGAAAAGGGATAAAGCATAGTATCGTTGGTCGATTATTACAGAATGGCAGAGACGTAGAAAGTGTAGAGAAACTGACCCTATTAGATTTGGGTCCGATCTTGAAGAGTACTATTAGATCGATAACGAGAGACTGAAAAGTTATgaatgaaaaaaaatttgagTCACTGAAAACACACAGCCATATCCAATAGAAATGATCCTTTTTGTTTATACTTATGACTGGACCCAGTTAAAGAAATATCCACACCTACATTTGGATATCTGTTCATATGATCTACATAGTTCATGTACATAGTTTAGGAATTACCGTTccccatagttaagctcCAGGCGCACTGGATGTAGAATATAAATTTTTTTGGTGATGAggtctgaaaaattcacaaATCTACAGTCTCGAATCTAATTCCATCTAATAGCAATACCGATTACTCTATAGTATTGTCATCATTAACAGTCGCGGCATGGGAAAACTcaagaaaggaagaagaaaccagaaagCCAGACTCAATCCCATTGGAACCAACCCCAAGGCATCCAGCAAGGATGAGAAAAGAGACGAGAATACGAGACAGTCCAAGATCTTGCccttgatcaacaagttgaagtctACAGTAGCAAATGATAGATCTATGGCTTTGGGTGCTATTACTGTTTTGGCTGAAGACGATAGGATGAGATCGTTGttattgaaagaaaagcTAGTTAGTATTGTCATGGAACAGTGTTTGAACGATGCCAACGACGAGATCATAGTAGAATCATTCGGCTTGTTGAGAAATTTGGGAATTGAGGAGGGCTATGACGTGTTGAAATACTACTGGAGATCCAATATTTGGACTGCTATTGAAGCTGCCATAGCTAAAATTCAAACTTCATACAAGTATTTGGTAGAAAATGGTGCCAATCCAGCAGGTAATAAAAACGACAAGTCCAAAGTTCAATTGTTGTACGATTTCACGGAGAATATTTTGTCGCTTATCATCGTATTGGCCAGTGGTTCAGATGATTTGTACGAATCCATTTTCGACAAGATCGATccaatcttgaaatttgTCTCTGACTTGCTAACTTCAGAAATTAGCACGACTTCTGGATTCAAGATTTCCACTAAACTTTTCAACTCCTTATTAGAATTCATCTATGAATTCTCCACTGAGTCAGAAGATTTTATCAGGAAGTTCAGTTTGGACATCAACTTCGATTTTGCCAAATTGTTTGCATACGTAGAAGCCAAAGAGTCCCATTACAACAACCTCACTAGAGTATATATCGAAGGtatcaagttcaacaatttcgAAGTATTGAGCCAAGGAGAAAACAAGTACGAGGTCGGCACCCAATTCTTGTCCAACATCTTCGAAATCATCGTAACAACTGATTTAGAacttctcaagaaaaacaTACATGCCATTAAAAACCCAGACAATTCTAGCAAGCCTATTCAGAAGGATGCCAACACTTTGGAAACGGACTTGTCGAAGGGTTACGACTTAGCATTACAAACAAAATTAGAATTGACCACATTAGAAGTGGCCCTAGACTTGATTACTTCTTTGTTGGAGTACTTGTCTACCAACGATAACGATGAACCTCTCAATTTGCCTACACCAACAGTTGAGGTCTTATTAAACAAGATCTATCCAAGTTTAGTcgaattgaacaactttgaaaacGCCAATAAAGGTATGTTATCATTGCGTGAAAAGATCTTGGTAGCATTGAACAATTTGACGTGGCTCATGTTGTCTAACGAATCGCTTCCAGTTGCTTGGTTCGAAAAGTCACTTGCATTATGGGATTTGATCATAAGTTCAGCAAATACTTC
This Scheffersomyces stipitis CBS 6054 chromosome 3, complete sequence DNA region includes the following protein-coding sequences:
- a CDS encoding predicted protein — translated: MGKLKKGRRNQKARLNPIGTNPKASSKDEKRDENTRQSKILPLINKLKSTVANDRSMALGAITVLAEDDRMRSLLLKEKLVSIVMEQCLNDANDEIIVESFGLLRNLGIEEGYDVLKYYWRSNIWTAIEAAIAKIQTSYKYLVENGANPAGNKNDKSKVQLLYDFTENILSLIIVLASGSDDLYESIFDKIDPILKFVSDLLTSEISTTSGFKISTKLFNSLLEFIYEFSTESEDFIRKFSLDINFDFAKLFAYVEAKESHYNNLTRVYIEGIKFNNFEVLSQGENKYEVGTQFLSNIFEIIVTTDLELLKKNIHAIKNPDNSSKPIQKDANTLETDLSKGYDLALQTKLELTTLEVALDLITSLLEYLSTNDNDEPLNLPTPTVEVLLNKIYPSLVELNNFENANKGMLSLREKILVALNNLTWLMLSNESLPVAWFEKSLALWDLIISSANTSDVVLQKNCLNVLWGITKSLGPEVRSKLQPSIVDELIAKCQTIMEKQNEADETDIELYLSIVGFLGNLAPVVGNTQITSKISQFLITTIELLCNSTVTTVTSPAKIEVVLEAINVIYEIFGDIEFDYDYEIFVQQGYLQKLSLLEPKVKELYKKIDKNKYPHLKAKGEETWINLGRFIQYKQSERA
- a CDS encoding predicted protein gives rise to the protein MSGKGGKILTIVFVSVLSWYSGLKFWKPIVIEKLQEEGKLRTDIDINYDGDDTPASWDDLKTKIKIAMHP